A portion of the Naumovozyma castellii chromosome 2, complete genome genome contains these proteins:
- the MHF1 gene encoding Mhf1p (ancestral locus Anc_3.116) — MNDDNDKQRAELQTRLKAKIWCSIENQVKEELQTMNSGSTRITVSNKFINSLMELCYLQLDNLGSDLERFAHHAGRETITQEDMMLFLRKTPILQEMVSDITTDE; from the coding sequence ATGAATGATGATAACGATAAGCAGAGGGCGGAGTTACAGACCAGATTGAAGGCCAAAATATGGTGCAGCATTGAGAATCAAGTTAAAGAGGAATTACAAACGATGAATAGTGGGAGCACGCGGATCACGGTTagtaataaatttattaattcattaatggaaTTGTGCTATTTACAATTAGACAATCTTGGATCAGATTTAGAACGATTTGCGCATCATGCCGGCAGAGAAACCATCACGCAAGAAGATATGATGTTGTTTCTGCGTAAGACACCGATATTGCAAGAGATGGTTTCCGACATCACGACCGATGAATGA
- the DUF1 gene encoding Duf1p (ancestral locus Anc_3.115), producing the protein MNRQDLPRLSQIYEDSAQQISTQLYNRHAPPPFIHSSIHQPSIQLKMKQLTVSYGLISPQHSSQRESHILPITKIYTCPDLQIYLTCGRDGSIVINHMDPHSQAAKKRLLVHSDWVCDLIRVGSTRKFISVSHDFSIVLFEIMEDCETWDMKIIGDHDDYIKCIVPLPSMSGGDEEREDAEVPFWFATGGLDKKIKIWKLIGAEGSNSQTEVELVHVFDNSHEEDETGSIYTMAPVTSEGQLPFDLVVGDCNGDVIFYSVHDKVELKRLKNVHSSNTKVVKLIDDCTKLITTCSNGLIYLWDLSKFELMTDFNVKPAKVGSWKWDCSIWCIYGDSLNHIIIGDSKGRISRLDFNLISHDNNNNEGLNLNHKELKFTSIFNPKSYKQLFNDKTITKHDNDNNKHNNNESKPKNMGILNINILDHNSLVFSFCTDSNLNCLNLKTKELVINKGGFALTRSSLLTNRRHVITENTKGEVQRWDIVSCELLNTFKPDDGSFDDLVMKFTSKEILSHWCTVTVKVGVLFVKINQKFLNTEVYGTALENYDIINDVEINPDQRYNLGKTVVNSLFNEFLTYEIKKDELIRKEIVNRKKKEKENVSKEAINNKLISSDSEKPFSRKNTNKKNKFTRNIAMKSSSNLNGTNSNYSPDVYVSAPGTPITTDDTHKPFNLRTNVNYDLKPPGSAPPLMVNTPNEESSNIIQPSPLSSENNTVISPGKASLLSRRFKSLRNSNPSKSGSGINTPEEPLSDMDGLLGEDSNESSRDMSSEPVLWNQSSGIDNINSTKNTPLNSSNSAYGKVKSVDSSRLNSTTTVNSNSNIPLINNSAPKEKEFMSDLLAEIKDVYIQEYNNNSSSLKLLTKRLPESKIDRDLRCPLIQVKSGSLLLVHLWRDGACGGTVLFSTFLPPSRIEDNDSDDENNDNDTSRLESEDLDYDQLKQYDFTESEYGITMNRRQVFGQLEKNLPYWFAKMLFKNVKIENDSQPKLNFIIVPWVDSEHEKGKQNGSDGPQQQQQQQFHHMLKFGRTKSNDPVSASTDLPKVSDSNAKLVAPGMIRVKKIKYYVIDRFDSKTPEMKAKVDPSVWLELLCKGQVLENDMTLSTVRTLYWKSQSEIVIEYRRKLTASPLANEIH; encoded by the coding sequence ATGAATCGCCAAGATTTACCCCGCCTATCCCAAATTTACGAAGACTCCGCCCAACAAATTTCAACACAATTGTACAATAGACATGCCCCTCCCCCATTCATCCATTCATCCATCCATCAACCATCCATCCAACTAAAGATGAAGCAATTGACGGTAAGTTACGGTCTCATCTCCCCTCAACATTCCTCACAAAGAGAATCACATATCCTCCCCATAACAAAAATTTACACATGTCCGGACCTCCAAATTTACTTAACCTGTGGAAGAGATGGATCCATAGTCATAAATCACATGGACCCGCACTCCCAAGCTGCCAAGAAGAGACTCCTGGTCCATAGTGATTGGGTATGTGACCTCATTAGAGTAGGGTCCACTAGGAAATTCATCTCCGTTTCACATGATTTTTCCATTGTGCTTTTCGAAATAATGGAGGATTGCGAGACCTGGGATATGAAGATCATTGGAGATCATGACGACTATATCAAATGTATCGTACCCTTGCCATCCATGTCTGGTGGCGATGAAGAGAGGGAGGACGCGGAGGTGCCCTTTTGGTTTGCTACTGGTGGGTTGGATAAGAAGAttaaaatttggaaattaatAGGGGCTGAGGGATCTAATTCTCAGACTGAAGTGGAATTGGTTCATGTTTTCGATAATTCacatgaagaagatgaaaccGGGTCCATTTATACAATGGCTCCCGTGACGAGTGAAGGTCAATTGCCCTTTGATTTGGTGGTGGGTGATTGTAATGGAGATGTGATTTTTTATTCCGTTCATGATAAAGTGGAACTTAAAAGGTTGAAAAATGTACATTCTTCCAATACAAAAGTCGTCaaattgattgatgatTGTACTAAATTAATAACAACTTGTTCTAATGGGTTGATTTATTTGTGGGATTTATCAAAATTCGAATTAATGACCGATTTTAATGTGAAACCGGCAAAGGTGGGCTCATGGAAATGGGATTGTTCCATTTGGTGCATATATGGAGATTCTTTGAATCATATAATTATTGGAGATTCAAAGGgaagaatttcaagattggattttaatttgatctcacatgataataataataatgaaggtTTAAACCTTAAtcataaagaattaaaatttaCTTCAATTTTTAACCCAAAGAGCTATAAACAACTTTTTAATGATAAGACAATAACGAAACATgacaatgataataataaacacaataataatgaatcaaaaCCTAAAAATATGGGAATccttaatattaatatattagaTCACAATTCCTTAGTTTTTTCATTCTGTACGGATTCCAATTTAAATTGCCTAAATTTAAAGACAAAGGAATTGGTAATTAATAAAGGTGGTTTCGCATTAACAAGAAGCTCTCTACTGACAAATAGAAGGCATGTTATCACGGAAAATACAAAGGGAGAAGTTCAAAGATGGGATATCGTATCATGTGAACTATTAAACACTTTTAAACCTGATGATGGATCATTCGATGATTTAGTCATGAAATTTACTTCAAAGGAAATTCTCTCCCATTGGTGTACAGTTACTGTCAAAGTTGGGGTACTCTTTgtgaaaataaatcaaaaattcttaaaCACAGAAGTGTATGGAACAGcattggaaaattatgACATTATAAATGATGTGGAAATAAACCCTGATCAAAGATATAATTTGGGGAAAACGGTGGtgaattctttatttaacGAATTCTTAACatatgaaattaagaagGATGAACTAATTAGAAAGGAAATTGTAAACAggaaaaagaaggaaaaggaaaatgtATCCAAGGAGGcaataaacaacaaattaatCTCATCAGATTCGGAAAAACCTTTCTCTAGGAAAAATACtaataaaaagaataaatttaCTAGAAACATAGCCATGAAATCAAGTTCTAACTTGAATGGTACCAATAGTAATTATTCACCTGATGTGTATGTTTCCGCTCCGGGCACTCCGATTACAACTGATGATACGCATAAACCCTTTAATTTAAGAACAAATGTAAACTATGATTTGAAACCTCCTGGTTCAGCACCACCGTTAATGGTGAACACACCTAATGAAGAATCCTCCAACATTATTCAACCATCTCCCTTGTCTTCAGAAAATAATACTGTGATTTCTCCTGGGAAagcttcattattatctaGGCgtttcaaatcattaagAAACAGTAATCCTTCAAAATCAGGGTCAGGAATAAATACACCTGAGGAACCATTATCTGATATGGATGGTTTATTGGGCGAAGATTCCAACGAAAGTTCAAGGGACATGTCTTCAGAACCTGTATTATGGAACCAATCATCAGGAATTGATAACATTAATTCTACTAAGAATACCCcattaaattcttctaattctGCATACGGGAAAGTTAAATCAGTAGATTCTTCAAGACTGAACTCAACAACTACAGTAAACTCCAATAGTAACATACCATTAATTAATAACTCTGCAccaaaggaaaaggaatttATGTCGGATCTTCTTGCAGAAATTAAGGACGTCTACATccaagaatataataacaattcttcatcattaaaaCTTTTAACAAAGAGACTTCCAGAATCGAAAATTGATAGAGATTTGAGATGTCCTTTAATTCAAGTCAAGTCAggatcattattattagtacATCTTTGGAGAGATGGTGCCTGTGGGGGGACTGTTCTTTTCTCAACATTTTTACCACCTTCtagaattgaagataatgattctgatgatgagaacaatgataatgacACTTCAAGACTGGAAAGTGAAGACTTAGATTATGATCAATTGAAGCAATATGATTTTACAGAATCAGAATATGGTATTACTATGAATAGAAGACAAGTTTTTGGACAATTGGAGAAGAATCTCCCATATTGGTTTGCCAAGATgttattcaaaaatgtcaagattgaaaatgatagtCAACCAAAATTAAACTTTATTATTGTCCCATGGGTGGATAGTGAGCATGAAAAGGGTAAACAAAATGGTTCAGATGGTCCccaacagcaacaacaacaacaattccaTCATATGTTGAAGTTTGGGCGTACGAAATCTAATGACCCCGTATCA